CAAAGTAACTTGGGTCATATTCAATCAAATTCTAGAAGCAAAATCTCTAATGGTCACTAGCAATTTTGAAATGCACGTTCCACAAGCAGCTCAGCCAAATGGTGTCCCTTAATAGGAAGTAACTCAAAGCAAAATTCAGCTATTTCaatcaaatgaattattttttcaaactcccAGAAGCACAAAGTAACATAGGTCATATTCAATCAAATTCTAGAAGCAAAATCTCTAATGGTCACTAGCAATTTTGAAATGCACGTTCCACAAGCAACTCAGCCAAATGGTGTCCCTTAATAGGAAGTAACTCAAAGCAAATTTCAGCCATTTCAATCAAATGAAAACAGATGACCTTGAAACATGACATGGCTCTCAAAGTGAATGGTCATCAATAATTTAATACTATCGCAGGAGGCATTATATACGCAGATGAAAGAATCCTCACTCAATTCAATGACCTTCGGATTGCAAAGAGAGAAAGCCTCCTGGAAGAAAGCAGTTAACCCTATCGGGATTAATCACAGGAAAATATTTTACCGTACATTACAGCTAACAACTTctcatgttaagaaaaaaagtggctaatataagattaaaaaaaactattcatCGATGCAAGATTAaaacaatcaataaaaaaaagacaGAGCAATGGACAGAGAGAGGGTTCGTAACCAAAGATAAAGTGGGGTTATCGATTAGAATTGTATGAGAGAAAATCTATGATTACTGAATAAAAACACAATTGATCAGGACAATAGCATTGGTTCAAACTTTTGAGTCTTACTCATATTTCTCATGGTTCTtagaaataatttcaaaatcttaaaattaCAATCATGAAAACATATGGGGTTGAATTAATTATTCCAAGAAAACCTTACAATATCAAAAAATCAATTACGTAACTAATTTAAATGTATTAACCACTTGCAAAAACTGGACCACCACTGACCTCTCCCATGGTGAGCACTTCTAATGCATCTTTGTAGTTCTCACTCCTAATTAGTTGCTTTCCATTTGCATGAAGCATCAGTCCCATCATTACTGCCCTGTAACATGAAAGTTCGTTCAAATCTTCAGCATTGAGAAAGGGATCATAGATCCTTAAATCCCTCGATAAAAGAATTCCATGCTCATATCTAACAGCACTTCCAAAATATTATGCGCAAAACTTAACTATTTACCATACCGCTGATCAGTTTCAGATCCCAACTGTACAATCTGTCCACTTTGATCTTTAACCTCAATGTTAAAGTCTTCAACTGGTAGCGAACCATCTGCATGCCTTTTGGCCGGTGCCGTGCAGCTGCCCTGTTGCGATAGACATTCCATCAAGTTAGAAAGAACATACTCATGGTAAAAGCattaaaatgaaagcaaaaAAGTAATCCTTTCCCAAGGCAATCAACATAACCCAAAGCAACAACAAAACTATGCATGCCTACCAAGAATATTGAAAAGACTGGTTAGGTTTGGCCACTAAAAATtcacatctcatcattacaactttttcaaattcacatacaaaatataataaacaatttaagtttttcaatcccaatttaactttttcaaatcccaaaacaataataatattaaaatataatattttaaactttcatctaaaatcaaaaattctcatctcagcCCACAAACCTAACCAAAATGTCATTATCATGTTATCATGTGGAATATAATGCAGGTCTATTAAATGAATAGTGATTGCATTAAGAGGTAAACAAAACTAAGATGAATAGTTAACCGCATTAAGGATTGCTTCATAAACTTCTCCCAAGTACATGTATCTATCAAGTGCCTGCACAAACTAGAAAAACCAACAACGGATACAACTAGATTATGATGTATGGGTTGTCAACTCATGatcaagaagaagaggagataaAAGGGTGCAAAAGCAAGTCTTTATAAAAACCCAGAGTATTTAAGTTACAAAGGGAACAATCAATAACTTCCATAGCCCCTTTGCCCCTTacttatactaatctcaatcaTCACTGGCCAAGCTACAGAACATAGTATACTCTTTTTGGGCTTTTCCTGCATGCCTTCACCGAGTTGGGTATGCAGACAACAGACAAACAACCACTCCCTCACCCCTTCACTTGGATAGAAAACTTCatttatggaaaatgataaaaacagcTGGGACAACGTTTGGCACGCCAGAGAGAGATATAAATTGGGCACTAGAATAACCATTTAACCAGCTCCTCTAATTTTCCAAAGCCACTATATTGGAGGGCATATATGAAATCCTAGAGAAGTATTTCCAATTATTGCTTTCACAATTACTGGATTTGCGTGGAAGATACTTTTGCAGTAGGCTTAATTCAACACAGACTTGAGACAATAGTACTCTAGTGATGATTACATCACAGATTTCTATCGAGTTGGACAACAGCCTATCTATCCCCTTTGGGTAATGCTTGGGAAATCGTATATAATAGGAGCATTCCATCTTATATGAATGAGATGTAACCACAAACTTTGTATATTTGATTGCAGCACCAAAGTGGGGCTGAAAAATGATTTCATTATACGAGAAATAAATAGTATAAATGAAAATCTTGACTCAGTTGAGCACAATAAGAATTAGACCTGATAGTGGTATGGTTCTTACAGTTTCAACCAAAATAATAAATGGAATATTCTACACAGAATTTCTATTAGACAGATTACGTGGAACCAAATTAGAATATGATGAAAATACACCAcccccccaacccccccccccccccccccccccccccaaaaaaaaaaagaaaaaacctacgAAATTACATTCAGATAAAAACCGTATTAAGGCTATGCACTATAACTCAACTTTCTTATCAAATTGcatttgcaattatatttttaacatcaaACACATTACTTATCAAAATCCCTGAGATCCATCATACCAACGAACTGCATTacagagaaagggagagagaaggtGAGTTTTGCAACTGCATTACAGAGAAAGGACATCAAAGATATCCTTCCAAAATCAATTAACAAACCCAGGATCAGAACAGAAAAATTAACAAACCCACGATCAAAAGACACAAACTTAAACAAGCACAAAGACTCAAAAATATACATTGCTTATGAGGAACAATGAACCTCTCATCAAAATTAGTAAAAGGAATAATCAAAACCCAACCTGCTTTTATTTCTTCGCAagtaaaaacaacaaaaagctAAACTAAAAGGGGGAAAGCATGCATAAAGACTTGCAAGACTCACTTGACTCTGCTGAGTCTCCGAGAGCGTTCCTCCTCGGCCAGCAACCCCTCCTCCAAGGACTTTCCCTCCTCGACGCTGCCCCGACTGGCGAGAATCCTAGCGTTGTTCTTGACGCCCAGTTGGGCCAGCTTCTCAGTGCCATTGCCATCTCTCAAGACCTTTACGGCGCAAATCAAATTGATCGACTAGGGGCCGCAGTTTGACCGCTTTGCCACCTCTATCCTCAACATGGGTACGGTCCATTCCTCCAGTACCACCTCTATCACACCAGCCCATGTCCCTCCTATCTTAAGCTTCGCCATTGAGAAAAAAGATACAGATCATAGGTTGCGCTCCGATGTACTTTAAACTAATGAATTTGCATTACAGGTCGAGGAAACAAAGAGACAAGGAGATTTGCTTGGGGAGTAAGAAGAGTAATGCTACGCTTAAGCCCAAGTTTCCGCCCACACCACACACCCGCCCACgtggcttttgttttttttttttttttttttaagtgtacagtaaaaaaaaattttcactCCCTTTCTCAGTTTTCCGTACGCATTCATCTCCCCCCTTCCCCTGTACCCATTTCGTCTTTCCCCATTTCCCCTTCCCATACGCGGCGCACGACAGctctaaatatattttcagtTCAAGAAATTCATCCCTCCAAATTAATGCCTCCATCCCTCCAAGTTAACCCCCACGGTTCAAGATTCTGCAAAGAAGTACTGTGCGAAAAAGGGCATTTCTTCATATTGAAATCTGATGTCTTTCTGACCAGTGTTTGTTTAAAGGCATCTGCAAGGTAACCCATTTTGACTTTCTTCCTATTATTAGTTGAGAACTGGTACCGATATAGATAGAGtgcaatattatttattttttattttagctttCTTCTTATTATTAGTTGAGAACTGCCGTCTATATACAAAGTTGAGAACTGGTACCGATATAATTAGAGtgcaatattatttattttttcctaagaATGGTACTGATATAGACAGAGAACTGCCTATTATTTGTTTGTCGATGGTTTTGTTGGTAGCATAAAATTCTCAGCTGCTACCTTGGTTTAATTTGTTAAAATTAGCATGGGGTTATGTAAAGATTGGGTAATTTGagaataaatttaacaaaaaactgACTTGAGAATCTTGCAATATTTGTGGTTCATTAATATTGTTTGTTGAGGTTTTGTTGGTAGCATAAGAAACTCAGCTGCTGCCTTGGTTTAATTTGTTAAAATTAGCATGGGGTTTTGTAAAGATTGGGTAATTTGTTTGTCCTCCCGTAGAGAACCATTTGGATCCTGTATTGTTGGAAGTTAATTTAGTTCAATGTTTCAACAGATGAGACTTTGGTCTCCTTTTTAGATctattagtgttattatttttttcttgttcacGTTATCCCAAAGagataattgtattaaaagGAAGGGGAGCACATGTCCTTTTCATTATGGATCTGTATGAAGaacaatttagaaattattatagtTAAAGCTAGACTTCAAATATAGAAAAGAATCCTgtggtattatttttttttttttttttgaaatgttgATGGCTAGATCATTGTTTGGTAAAATATTTGCAGAATTTGATGTTTAAAACTTGAGAGACAAGAGACGATTGTTTCTTAATTAATTCACCCAAGGGATTGTATGTCTCATTCTCAATAACGTGATGgacaaagaagaagataaaagcaAAGCCAGGCCTTCTACACCAATTCCACCAACTCAGGTATGATACATTGGTCATTCAACAAAAGAAAGTGTCTCGATTTCAACTAGTTactgtaatttattttttattttttttgtgaattgtAGGGATATTATGGTCCAAGAAATGCCTATTGCCCGCCATTTATGATGCATCCAAATGTATATATGAATTCATATACATACGCATGGGGTAGCCAAGTATGTTGGtttctaataatttaattttttcccgATGTGTTAATTGTTAcgtattataatattattcctGATTGCAGTCCCAACCAATGCCACCATTTCCAACAACGTTCATCCACCCTCCGTCGAGTAATGCCGAGGAGTCAAGTCGTGTTGAACAAACTAGCCAGGTACGTACATAGGTTTCTaaactttgaaataatttttttcaaagttgtcTATTACCCATTTTATATTTGTGTCTGATTACAGCCGCCACCAATGCCACCGCTTCCAACAATGGTCATCTATCCTCCGTCGAGTAGTGCGGAAGAGTCGAGACAAGTAGGAAATTTTCTAACCTTGTATTTTTCTTCCTTACGTGCATTGTTACATATTCTAACATTGTTTCTGATTGCAGCCCCCACCAATGCCACCTTTTCCAACAGCATTCATCTATCCTCCGTCAACTAATACGGAGGAGTCGGCCCGTCTTCAAGAAGTGATCCAAGTAGGAATTTTATTCGCCATAGATATTTTGTTCCTTACATGCATTgttacatatttaatatattgtgCATAATTGTAGCCCCCACCAATGCCACCTTTTCCAACTGCGTTCATCTATCCTCCATCGACTAATGCGGAGGAGTCTGGCCGTTTTCAACAAGCGATCCAAGTAGGAATTTGATAATGGGTTCGTGCATTCTGGTACGACGTTGAAAGAATTTGTCGACCAATTTGATAATGCGCTCAGGAAGAAGGTGGAGGTCGAGACGACAGCTGATTTCAACTCCGCAAACCAAACCATCCCATGTTCATCCGCATTCCGCATTGAGAAGCAATTTCAAGCTGTGTATACGAACGCAAAATTTAAGGAGGTCCAACGAGAGGTGTGGGGAATGATTTTATGTAACTGCGTACTTATAAGCAAGGAGGGTTGCATTTCCACTTATGATGTGTTTGATGAAATTACCATTGATGATGACCATGTCAAGAGCGTGAA
The genomic region above belongs to Carya illinoinensis cultivar Pawnee chromosome 4, C.illinoinensisPawnee_v1, whole genome shotgun sequence and contains:
- the LOC122308448 gene encoding formin-like protein 14 isoform X2, which codes for MDKEEDKSKARPSTPIPPTQGYYGPRNAYCPPFMMHPNVYMNSYTYAWGSQSQPMPPFPTTFIHPPSSNAEESSRVEQTSQPPPMPPLPTMVIYPPSSSAEESRQPPPMPPFPTAFIYPPSTNTEESARLQEVIQPPPMPPFPTAFIYPPSTNAEESGRFQQAIQVGI